A stretch of DNA from Cryptomeria japonica chromosome 4, Sugi_1.0, whole genome shotgun sequence:
CATTTTAGTGCCGTATCTCTCGAAGAAATCCCGAAATAAGTATTGAAGTATTTATGCACAAAACAACCCAACTCTCGATCAAGACTTCAAAAGGAGTTGCTGGATTTTCTGTCACTCTTTCAAGAAGAACAGATTTAAAAGCAACACGAATTGCCAACCTATTATATGATAAGTAGATTTTGTTCGCTGCAGGCAGAGCATACTTCAATCCGCCAAACAGAAGGTGCTAGAATTTTAGGGATTATAGCGAAATGTTAAATGTTTTATGCATAACGCTCAACACTGGAAAAGAGCGGAAATATACGTGGAGTAAATGGAGGATTCAAATGGAAAAACCATCGCCTCTATATATACGCAACTGTTGCAAGACTGCATCAGTTCAAAATCTTTATCAAAAGGTAAGATAATTCATGCCCACATGATCAGAACTGGATTCAGAGCCGGCATATTTTTAAATAACCGGTTAATCGACATGTATTCGAAATGCATGAGCGTTGTGGATGCACAGCTAGTGTTTGAGAAAATGAATTTTCGAGACGTTTCTTCGTGGAACAATCTTATTGCAGGCTATGTGAAGAATGGGAGTATTGAGGATgcacgccaactgtttgacaaaatgccggAAAAAGACGGGGTTTCGTGGAATGCAATTATTGCAGGGTATACTCAACATGGTTATGAAAAGGAGGCGCTTACGCTATTTGGGAAAATGCGAGGTGAAAGCGTGAAGCCGAGCGAGTTCACCTTTGGCAGCATTCTTCAGGCCTGTGCTAGCTTACAAGTTGTTGAACAGGGTAGGCAGATTCATACCCATGCCGTCAAATTCGGATTTCAGGGCGAAGTCTTTACGGCTAGTTCTGTTGTTGACATGTACTCTAAGTGCAAGAGAACAGGAGATGCACgccaaatgtttgacaaaatgcccgAACGAAATCTGGTTTCGTGGAATGCAATGATTTCAGGATATTCCCAGAATGGTTGCAGTGGAGAAACTTTAAAGTTGTTTAGGCAAATGTATTGTGCAGAGATGAAACCCGATCGTTCTACCTTTGCCTGTGTACTCAGTGCATGTGCTTGTCTAAGTGCACTAGAACTTGGGAAGCAGGTACACGATTACATTTGTAAATTTGGGCTTGAGAATAATGTGTTTGTGAGTAGTGCCCTTGTTGACATTTATGCAAAATGTGGGAGTGTAGAAGATGCAcggcaagtgtttgacaaaatgactACGCGAAGTACGGTATCGTGGAGTTCAATGATCTTAGGCTATGCCCAAAATGGGCGTGCAAAAGATTCAATTCAAATCTTTGAAAAAATGCTTAGGACAGGCACAAAACCAGACCAAGTAACATTTATTGGTGTATTAACTGCGTGTAGTCATGCAGGCCTTATTGAGGAAGGCCGCTATTACTTTAATTCTATGTCTAAAGATCACAATATTGCACTAGATTTGGAGCACTATGCTTGTATGGTTGATCTTTTTGGCCGAGctggctatctggatgaggcagaAGTCTTTATCAATAACATGCCATTTGAACCTGATGCAGCTATATGGGGTGCATTGCTGGGTGCCTGCAGGATCCATGGAAATCTGAAAATAGGTGAAAGGGCAGCAAATTACCTTTTTGAGTTGGAACCAAGGAATGCAGGACCTTATATACTTCTATCTCATATGTATGCAGAAACTGAATGTTGGGACAATGTtgcaaaaatgagaaaattgatGAAGGAGAGAAGAGTAAAAAAGGAACCAGGATGCAGTTGGACTGAGGTCCAAAATAGAGTTCATTCATTTATGGCAGATGATCTATCACATCCACAGGCAAATGAGATATATCAGACATTGGAGAGACTGATTGGTCAGATGGAGGTTCTAGGATATGTGTCTCCCAAAAACACTGTGCTGAAAGGTGATGACAATGAGCATGAATGGAAACATATCTACCACAGTGAGAAGCTAGCCATTGCTTTTGCGCTTAAAAATACACCTCCCGGGACACCTATTCGAATTGTGAAGAATCTTAGAGTGTGTGATGACTGCCATATTGTTACAAAGTTCATTTCCCAAACTGTGGGACGCGAAATTGTATTAAGGGATGTCAGTCGATTTCATCATTTTAAAAACGGAATGTGTTCTTGTGGGGATTACTGGTAGTGGTGTCAAAGAATAATATGCAGTAAAGTGACTCCAATAAAGCAAAACATTAGTAAAACATGAATCACAGTAGATACTTGGTGAAGAGTTCTCATTCTATATGACATTTTCTTTCAATTATCAAACATAGACATCAACTGTGTATATTTGATGAGCTAATCTTTGCTGTATACAACTGTAACATTAAATGAAAATGGTACAGATTGAAACAATATGGACTACTCCTTATTTATGCTGTACTAGGCATGTATTTTCAGAGTGCTATTTTCATTTTACTTCTTGAGCGAATTGTTACATAGCGTATGATGAGTAACTGGAATAACCTTCAATTTTCTTATTGTCATGTTAGTCTGCAACCTGTCTCTTTCACAAGTATTGCTCATCCATGATTGAAGACTTTCTTGTTGTTCTGCAATGAATCAGTGCTCCCCGAGGACGCGTAGGCATTTTCTTAAAAATGGACAGCCCAGGGGCGTGGGGATAGGGACAGAAAGTCCCTCATCCACCTGTTCCAGATTTATTTTAAAAAAGTGAGTCCTATGAACACCCCCTCTGCAAGGGGAACGTCCCCTGAGCACATGCCGCATTTGAGTACACAGAGGGAGTGCCAAGCCATTCTCCACATATTCACAGATTAAATTGATTTCTTTTGGTGAAGTGGCCCTGTTTTATAGTGATTATTTCTCCCCAAAATCTATTCCGTTGATGAAAACCGCTAGTTATAATGATTTTTTTATAAACATGCTGACCACTATCTTTTCAATGTAGTTGATGACTGAGTGAGTAGCATTAGGCGAATTGGTATTTTCTTATTTAACATTTTGCCTTTCGAGAACTGAAAGGCCACTTTGTAAAGGAAATAGGGGTTGTGAAGGAAATCAGAATGATATATGTTGAAAACCTATGCACGATGACGAAGAACCAGTCGGGCAAACTTAAGTGTTAACTGTTTACATCGCTTATGTTTTCTTCATTAAAATGTTTCTTATCCTTCCGCCATGGACGATAATTTGCATATGAGCTTCTGGTTCTTCTTCCATTGACCTTCTCATTTAGTGCAAAAGCAATGTTGGCTTCAAAAATGGGGAAAACAATGTAGTTAATGGGTTCTATTGTTctcataaaataaataaagagaaacgGGGTAACATTCCTATCTctgatataatatattgtatttataaataacaattgtatatatatatatagctgtaCTCTCGCCggcttcaatttttttgaaaaaatggctgTTTCTGCATCCCTCTGTGCTGGAAACTCAGAGAAATATTGAGCATGATAGAATAGTATGTATGTTAATGTTATCCTTAGCACCACAACTTTATTGCCTTTTGCTTTTCACTGTCATATGTTCTCTGCAATTCATTGCCAGGATTTGAATTCTTACCTTACTGCATGGAGGACAATTCCTTTCATTGCCATTGTGGAGATCAATGTTgtcttgaaaatttgaaatctttgAAATCATCAACTTCGGAGCTTATTTTAGATCTTTGTTCATAGATGTTTTTTTTAACCTGCAGTATGTGTTGGTTGTTTAGATTGTTGTGTAGTTGTAGTACTATTGCAATGCAGGTGTACTTGATAATGACTTGTAATGTTTTAAAAtggataaataatataaaaaaaataaatgtatTGGAAGAATgcatttgataaaataaaagatATACAAAAGAGATGCCCTTTGAGAGAAACACCTTGGAAGAGCAATTTAAGTTTGGCTATAACTGCAACGAGGCATTACAATTATTTGCATACAAAGCAAACCACCTTAAAGTTAAATAATACAGGGCTGACAATGCAAAAGAAATCACTTTTCTCCAGGAGTATCAAGCACAAGCTCCTTTTTAATGAAATTCATAGTGGTGCGTAGAGATCCAAAGCAGTTTTTAGCAATAGCTACCAATTGTGACTGAACTTGATGAAGTTGTAGCTTGAGCTCTAGATTGTTTTCGATTTTCTCTTTTAAGGCTTTAACAAGAGAGGATTGTTGCCAAATAATGCAAGATAATAAACCATGTATAATTACTTTTGTAGGAAGGAAGGAATTAGGAAAAACAAACTTTGCATCTTAGCAACCATAtacataacaaaatgcattgatGAAAGGATTCTGATAACATATTGTGACAACAATGCAGCCTAACTAATGTTGATTTCCAACTTGATTTTCTGTTAAAAGTCATGTCAGTGCAGGAATAAAATATAAAACTGTTTGCCAAATTAGCTGAACATGTTTACATAACCAAAAGGCATGTTTGATGGTCTCCAACTTATGACACAACAAACATTTGCTAGATTGAATctggagaaaggagaagcattcaCCCACAACAACTTTATAATGGATGATTTTCCATGCAAGAAATTGAGCTTTAGCTTCAGCTTTAGATTTTCAACCAGCTAGGCTCAAGCTGAACCATTTTGCCTCATACCAATTCCCCTCTCATTTCAAGTTTAATTTGTTGAATTTGGATTGGAGGAAGAAGTTTATGATTGATTAGCTTAAGAGGAAAATCTTTTAAACTAGAAGCCACCTCCAATcttgaaaaaagttgcaagaaaTGTTTAATTGTAGAATAAAAGGAACAACTTTATGTACTTTATGGATGTAATTGATCAGAGCATTGGAGAAATTGAATTCATGTTTAAGATGCAAGTCACTCTTCCATGTTGATGAGGAAAAATCCCAGATGTCCTTGAATTATGTgatgttttttttaataataaattactATGCAAATTAGCATAGGTTGTTCATGAATGCAGATTAATCAATTCCACTAGATAGATGAAGATGAGAAACTCATCCCATGGCTAAGGTCATGACCATTCCATATAAGAAGGGGAGACACTTGCTGCCACACTTTCCATATGATTAAGAATTGTCTAGAAGCTTGAAGTTTAAAGTATTTTGCTATAAGAATTTATCTTTCCACCCAACTTCTTTCCAAGCATTATTGGCTTTAGTAGTAGCAATTCAGTGTCTAATGAGAGACTTCCATGGTGCTGCTCCATGGAGAAGTCTAATAATCCATTTGGCTATCAAGCATAATCTTTGAGTACATGGGTCAATCACTCCTaaaccacctttgctttttggttGAATACAATGTAACCTTCTAATTAATTTTGTTAGTAGATTATAACTATTTTTTGAGGGGAGCCAACATGATTAAATGTAGACATGGCTGGCAATGAGAATTTTATCAGCAATTTGAATGCATCCAGCTATTGAAAGCAATTTGTTTGACCAAAGTTCAAGCTTTCTTTTGATTTTTGCATGAACCATTTCCACATTTTAGATAATGAAACTCCTATCCCAAATGGGATGCCAAGGTATGCTTGATGTATTTCCATTGAGAGGGTATCCAAGGAGGTGGCTAATAAACAGATTTCATccaaaatttagttttattaaGCGAGATTTAAAAATTGATAATCCGTTAGTGTAAgggaatatttaaaaatataagttGTGGCAAATCTATGTATAAGATTATTAGAAACATGCTTAAGATCAAAACATGAGATAATGAAAACAAGGAAATTGTCTATTACGCACAAGTTTCTTTGGAAAGCAATGCAATTTTCTTATTAGCTTTATGGTTGGGTATATATAACCTAGACAATGTCTATATGCAACATATAGGATGTGAACATTTTAACAATCAACATTTCATCTGCTCGCGATGTCGTCTGCCGCCCTAAGGGCGTCTGCGTCTGCAGCTGCCGTCGTCGCTGCCCTAAGGACGTCCGCTGCAGCGAAGCTATCTACCCTTAGGTCGGCTAGTGATTCCGTCCAGTCCCCTGGTGCGGCTGGTGAGACTTTGCCTGGTGTTGTGAATGGGAGCTCTGCGGGGGTTTCCTCTATGGATGGTGATATGGTGCATCCAGCGCCCTCTGCTGCTGATCGGGGTATCCGTGGCTTGGGGCCTGTGGCTGTTTCTGTTTGCAAACCTTTGGTTTTCAAGGTGTTTGTTGATACTGATATGGAGATCATCCACACTTCCTCTATGTTTGAAGCTCATGGTCTGATCTGCAGGTTTCGGggtttttggccaagccttcctcagttgcacacttggatttcccaaagctgggaaccgatcataaaaggttcagttaacatttttccttcaACCAAGagttttttcattgctaaatttgaatatgCAGAGGACAAATCGAAAATCTTAGGGATTAATCCTTTCAGTTGGGAGGACAAATATGTTTTGATGGTGAAACCCTAGTTCTCAGGCTTTAACCCATCAattgattcatttaatgagattcctatttgggttaggctccctaaccttccccttcatctatggacgaactctctgctagaggaagtgggggaggctttaggcgaattcctaatgattgataaggactcttaccaaatttatcattctacttatgctcgtattttggttaacattgatgtctctaaagggcttccagctgagttagagattgaatcttccttgggatcttgggtccaaccactcgactttgaaggtatcccctttagatgttgaaaatgcttccagactggacatgttgctacagggtgtgaaacagataaaaagaaaaaaagatctgcttcttggtggaagggtgcatcCTTTGAACAcgattttgttaaaaagaaaagcttctcccaagTGGTGGCACAGGTTCCTCAGACTGAGGGTTCACCTCTTGTTTCTGGTGTTGCCTTGCCTCAGGAATGTGTGGATGCCTGCGGTGGCATCCCGAGTGATCGTTTAAAAAATGATGGATCTTCCTCTTCGATGGATGACCCTCCTGCATCTCAGATTGTTGCTGCTGTCTCTGCCTCTCTGGATGCTGGCTCTGTTCCCCCTGATGaggggaggtcctctattctggacccatcCTTTTGGCAAAAGGCTACAGCTAGGGTTaaggagggatggattactattaaaagtaaaaaatctaaattgtcccagtcctcttttgatatgacccttcgatatcataagggtaggtcaaattcttgatccttcctggTTGGGTTAGGGCTGCTGGTTTTTTGCAGCCTGTAGGTTTTTTGTGGGGGTTaatgttgttccccttcttttgattggctgGGCCAAATCTCTTTTTtgttctgtttctttgagtggtctttcaagtttatctttcggtttgggttgcaggtccttctaaaacctgtcttgtaaagggtttatggtcccttaaaaacttgtttttccttaatcaaaaacatataggatgtatctttgactatatttattaattaattaaaaataaaaaaaatattgtattctaatttttttaagtaattaataaatatgatcaaaGGTACATCCTGTATGTTGCATAGACAAAAGTAACAATTTGTGGTCCTCTTACTCTCCTTCTCAACAAATAGAGAAGTTTCTAGTTGAAATAAAAATAGACCTTTATGTCCTTTAGGTTTTTATTAGTTGTAATTGATTAGTTTATGCTTGTCATTTGGAATTTGACAAACAactttatctatcatatatgacaGTTCTCTCATTTCAATGCTTCTCACTTGGTGTTTAAGAAaaataaattgtcaaaaaattgtttaatttatgagCTTTATATACAATATTTGAAACTAATTTTTTACTCTAAAATTAATGTCAATAACCATACATTTACACCATTTGATATATTAGTGTTGTCTTCTTCTAGTTGGGCATTGTCTATTTCAGCCTCTACCTTGGTTTTACAAATAGGGCAATTAGAGTGAAAATGAAATCACATATCAATATTCTTTGTGAATATTGTGCTTGTAATCAAGTAGAAGCCTAACATTCACTCCATCTTCAAATTTAGACAAACAAATTAAGCACTATGTTCCTCCTAGTTTAGATCTATGTGATGTATAAACAAACATGGACAATACCTCTACATTTTTTGCATCTAACCCTAGCCTCAATTATCAATCCTTTCTTATAGAAGAAACCCTTTGAAGCCATGAAAGATTATGCCTTGTGAGAGGAATTTCAACGTATAAGCTTCGATAGAAGATTGCATAGTTACAAAGTATGCATAGGAGCTCAACCATGCAAAAGAAAAACCTCATTGTATAATATATGGTCGAGAATAGAAATGTTGGTTGTACATTGATAGAGTTTTGATTCTAAACTTCAAACATTCTTTGTTATGTAAGTGGTCACCAATTGTAATCAACACGACATAAGCAATTTCCTCCCAAATCATAAATGAATCCATCTCTAAATTTGGAACAAGATTTTCTATTGACTACTTTATATCTCAATTATAGAAGCAAATCCCAAATTTGGGAGAAAACTTATCACACGTGCTAATTGAGAATAGAAAATTTCACACCTTTTTAATTACTTCAAGAAGAATAGCTTCAAATATAAAAGTTCTATTGATAGTGAAAGTTTTTattttggaaataatattgtttaaaatccaaacaaaattgaaaattgggaatatTACGCAAGAACTTTCTTGATCTCTATGTAATGGTATCAATTCTATAAAAAGTATTGTAAaatggtgtatgtatgtatgtatgtgtatgtgtatgtgtatgcgtatgcgtATGTATTTGTATACATATAAAATCAATTCTATGATTGCTATATAACCTACATGGATTAGACATTAGATCATTTTATTTCATTTCACATGGTCTATATTTAAAACTAAACATCCAAAGAAAATGTGAAACACTTTTCAAGGATGAAAATATCTAGGAAAAAATAATCATTAAATAGAGTTATTATCAATTCTATAATTGTTATATAACCTACACAATATTATTAGTGTTAAGAAAAAAATATGTTTACaaaactaggggaaaggacccagtaattgtgcaccctaacttcgcgcttctcaaactcctacttggaaatttcaaatcacttcgatttttttacagcaacttacttggcaagccccctgcttataactaaggtttcagggccacatcatcaaatatgatgccacatcagcatgctttttgccaaggcgtccaaaacagcccccaaaaaagtgagaccaataggcgtgcaaaagagaccccaatagttgtgcagctacATGACATCACCTGATtagttactttttacaatattagtacatttcctaacaactattagtacatttcctaacaattgttggtacatttcctaacaaaaattgatattttttgtttcaaacaatagattttatttgttcaatttttgaaacaaaaggtatcaacaaccctgaTCCTTTCCCCTAACTAACTCACCAGCTACATGAAGTGACCGAGATGGCCACTGCGAAATGCTTTGCGCCGCTGCAACTGCGGGTGCGGCTGCAACTGCGGGAGCTTCGGCAGGAGCATGGGCACGATGCATTTTTTAGGGACCCCGTGAAATCTGTCCATGGTCGACATCCTGGTCAGGTGGGTGGGGTCAAATGGCCAAGAAAGTGGAGGGGACAAACAGACCCTTTGTCGTATCCCAACTCCATCCCAGTTGCTTTCTCTACCCTTCCCCCAATCTTTCCTGCTTCATATCTTAATAATATTCCCATTGACAATTCCCCCTTCGTCCCTTTTGCAGATTTTCTTGGTCCAGCGCAACATTTCTTGCATGGGAACCCATACCAGGGCCCAGGAGATCCAGATCCCGTAGGCGGTCTCCGAAACCAAAGCTGGGTTATCAGAGAGTTAAGAAGCATAATCAGAGAGCAAGATATCGTCCCCGTGCTCACTCAGAAAAGAAAGTTGTTCTCTATAAATGGGCTCTAAAGGAACTTCCTAATCCCCTAATTTTTGAAGATGCCCATACTCTTCCAAACGCTGGTAAACAGTGTTTTGATGCCTCTCTCAGGGTGACCTTTTCAGCGGATGCCTTGTCAGAACAAACTGCAGACCTTAGAGACAAGGCGTTGTTTGGTAagtattggattggattggatagaTAATTTCTGGGAAGAAGTTGTTCAAGTTTCCTATTTAGATAAGAGTAATGGTTTTTTTATTGCAATATTCTGTAATAAAGATGCCAGAGACAAAGTCCATAGGATTAAATCCtggttttttgatggttcaaacctGGTGCCCAAACTTTTATCCTTCTAAGACCGTGGTGAGATTTGTTCCTTTCTGGGTTCAGTTACCATGTCCATATGCCGTGATTTTATTGTACGCCTTGGAATAGTCTATTGTTGATTTTAGCCTTGTGAAATTGTGTGATTATTGTTATGTTGAGTTAATTATGTGCTATGTTGAGACTcatatggttgttaggtgtcatcctaggtcatGATTGAGTGTTGGAACCCTTGTCATCTGGGGGTGGTcactatttggttccacatggtcgggggCTTTGATGCCTTCTCTCATTGGAATTTTTTTCATTGAAATTGCGTGTATGGATGTAGATTTTATTGCTCTTCATTATGTGAGAAGACTTGGAGCTAATTCAATGTAATTGTATTACTCATGTATTCATGATGACATTGTATTAAATAAATGATCATATACCTTGTAAAAGTGAATCTATGTAATATGACATTGTAAGATTAGAAATTGTATGTGtcgtcacataaatctgtccacttaattaaatgaatatttactatttatttgattatttaactatcaataatcagttaattaaattaatatttaattaatttcatcctcaaactcttctcttattaattaaataaattatttaatttatttaaattaattaattaaaccacactctaacaatcaattaaatgaataaaacaatatttatttaaatccctaaactacctcccacttgcattctcctacaaatgcaagttgcacctatttggttgaaataaatgaattttattttatctaaaatccTATTTtatctcacccaccaaacccactagactcttctaacccattctagattcttctaaaccatttctaattagcctaatcctatcccctaatt
This window harbors:
- the LOC131054744 gene encoding pentatricopeptide repeat-containing protein At4g37170; the protein is MEDSNGKTIASIYTQLLQDCISSKSLSKGKIIHAHMIRTGFRAGIFLNNRLIDMYSKCMSVVDAQLVFEKMNFRDVSSWNNLIAGYVKNGSIEDARQLFDKMPEKDGVSWNAIIAGYTQHGYEKEALTLFGKMRGESVKPSEFTFGSILQACASLQVVEQGRQIHTHAVKFGFQGEVFTASSVVDMYSKCKRTGDARQMFDKMPERNLVSWNAMISGYSQNGCSGETLKLFRQMYCAEMKPDRSTFACVLSACACLSALELGKQVHDYICKFGLENNVFVSSALVDIYAKCGSVEDARQVFDKMTTRSTVSWSSMILGYAQNGRAKDSIQIFEKMLRTGTKPDQVTFIGVLTACSHAGLIEEGRYYFNSMSKDHNIALDLEHYACMVDLFGRAGYLDEAEVFINNMPFEPDAAIWGALLGACRIHGNLKIGERAANYLFELEPRNAGPYILLSHMYAETECWDNVAKMRKLMKERRVKKEPGCSWTEVQNRVHSFMADDLSHPQANEIYQTLERLIGQMEVLGYVSPKNTVLKGDDNEHEWKHIYHSEKLAIAFALKNTPPGTPIRIVKNLRVCDDCHIVTKFISQTVGREIVLRDVSRFHHFKNGMCSCGDYW